The following proteins come from a genomic window of Corynebacterium crudilactis:
- a CDS encoding succinate dehydrogenase/fumarate reductase iron-sulfur subunit has product MKLTLEIWRQAGPTAEGKFETVQVDDAVAQMSILELLDHVNNKFIEAGKEPFAFASDCREGICGTCGLLVNGRPHGADQNKPACAQRLVSYKEGDTLKIEPLRSAAYPVIKDMVVDRSALDRVMEQGGYVTINAGTAPDADTLHVNHETAELALDHAACIGCGACVAACPNGAAHLFTGAKLVHLSLLPLGKEERGLRARKMVDEMETNFGHCSLYGECADVCPAGIPLTAVAAVTKERARAAFRGKDD; this is encoded by the coding sequence ATGAAACTTACACTTGAGATCTGGCGTCAAGCAGGCCCAACTGCAGAAGGCAAGTTCGAAACCGTACAGGTTGACGACGCCGTCGCGCAGATGTCCATTCTGGAACTGCTTGACCACGTAAACAATAAGTTCATCGAAGCAGGTAAAGAACCATTCGCATTCGCGTCTGACTGCCGCGAAGGCATCTGTGGTACTTGTGGCCTCCTCGTGAACGGCCGCCCTCACGGCGCCGACCAGAACAAGCCTGCCTGTGCGCAGCGCCTGGTCAGCTACAAAGAAGGCGACACCCTCAAGATCGAACCACTGCGTTCCGCCGCATACCCAGTGATCAAGGACATGGTCGTTGACCGTTCCGCACTGGACCGCGTCATGGAACAGGGTGGCTACGTGACCATCAACGCAGGTACCGCACCTGACGCTGATACCCTTCACGTCAACCACGAAACCGCTGAACTCGCACTTGACCACGCAGCCTGCATCGGCTGTGGAGCATGTGTCGCTGCTTGCCCTAACGGCGCAGCACACCTGTTCACCGGCGCAAAGCTTGTTCACCTCTCCCTACTCCCACTGGGCAAGGAAGAGCGCGGACTGCGTGCACGTAAGATGGTTGATGAAATGGAAACCAACTTCGGACACTGCTCCCTCTACGGCGAGTGCGCAGACGTCTGCCCAGCAGGTATCCCACTGACCGCTGTTGCAGCTGTCACTAAGGAACGTGCGCGTGCAGCTTTCCGAGGCAAAGACGACTAG